Proteins encoded by one window of Enterobacter hormaechei subsp. xiangfangensis:
- a CDS encoding ornithine decarboxylase: MKTMKIAVSRELVSKVSTHREKVMLDNTDFTDVAAVVITVVESYSGILALLKRTGFQLPVFMFSTEPGEVPEGVTAIISGKAQELLELESAACRYEENLLPPFFDTLSQYVAMGNSTFACPGHQHGAFFKKHPAGRQFYDFFGENVFRADMCNADVKLGDLLIHEGSAKHAQKFAAKVFNADKTYFVLNGTSAANKVVTNALLTRGDLVLFDRNNHKSNHHGALIQAGATPVYLEAARNPFGFIGGIDEHCFDEAWLRELIRDVAPQKAAEARPFRLAIIQLGTYDGTIYNARQVIDKIGHLCDYILFDSAWVGYEQFIPMMAETSPLLLELNENDPGIFVTQSVHKQQAGFSQTSQIHKKDNHIRGQSRFCPHKRLNNAFMLHASTSPFYPLFAALDVNAKIHEGESGRRLWAECVELGIEARKAIIANCHMIKPFIPPVVAGRPWQDHPTQAIASERRFFSFEPGAKWHGFEGYAREQYFVDPCKLLLTTPGIDAETGHYTDFGIPATILAHYLRENGIVPEKCDLNSILFLLTPAESAEKLMQLVAMLGQFEQHIEDDTPLADVLPTIYQKYPVRYRDYTIRQLCQEMHDLYVSFNVKDLQKAMFRQESLPAVVMNPQDANQEYIRGNVELVRIRDAEGRIAAEGALPYPPGVLCVVPGEVWGGAVQRYFLALEEGINMLPGFSPELQGVYSEKDADGIKRLYGYVLK; encoded by the coding sequence ATGAAAACCATGAAAATTGCCGTCAGCCGCGAGCTGGTATCCAAAGTTTCTACGCATCGCGAAAAGGTTATGCTGGATAACACTGATTTCACCGATGTGGCGGCAGTCGTCATTACGGTTGTTGAAAGCTACAGCGGCATTCTCGCGTTGCTGAAGCGTACGGGCTTTCAGCTACCGGTATTTATGTTCTCAACAGAGCCAGGAGAGGTGCCAGAGGGTGTCACGGCGATCATCTCGGGCAAAGCACAGGAATTGCTGGAACTGGAATCTGCCGCCTGCCGGTATGAAGAGAACCTGCTGCCACCCTTTTTTGACACCCTGAGCCAGTATGTGGCGATGGGAAACAGCACCTTTGCCTGTCCGGGTCACCAGCACGGCGCCTTTTTCAAAAAACACCCGGCGGGGCGGCAGTTTTACGACTTCTTCGGTGAAAACGTGTTTCGTGCCGATATGTGCAATGCCGACGTGAAGCTCGGTGATTTGCTGATCCACGAAGGTTCTGCCAAGCACGCGCAAAAGTTCGCGGCGAAAGTGTTCAACGCGGATAAAACCTACTTCGTGCTGAACGGCACGTCGGCGGCCAATAAAGTGGTGACCAATGCGCTGCTGACTCGTGGCGATCTGGTGCTGTTCGATCGTAACAACCACAAGTCCAACCATCATGGGGCGCTGATCCAGGCCGGGGCAACGCCTGTCTATCTTGAGGCAGCCCGTAATCCGTTTGGTTTTATCGGCGGGATTGATGAGCACTGCTTTGATGAGGCCTGGCTGCGGGAACTGATCCGTGACGTCGCGCCGCAGAAAGCCGCCGAGGCGCGCCCGTTCCGTCTGGCGATCATTCAGCTCGGCACCTACGATGGCACGATCTACAACGCCCGTCAGGTGATCGACAAGATCGGGCACCTTTGCGACTACATCCTCTTTGACTCCGCCTGGGTCGGCTACGAGCAATTTATCCCGATGATGGCGGAAACGTCTCCGCTTCTGCTGGAACTGAACGAGAACGATCCGGGAATTTTCGTGACCCAGTCGGTCCACAAGCAGCAGGCCGGGTTCTCACAAACGTCGCAGATCCATAAAAAGGATAACCATATTCGCGGTCAGTCGCGCTTCTGCCCGCACAAGCGGCTGAACAACGCGTTCATGCTGCATGCCTCCACCAGCCCGTTTTACCCGCTGTTTGCGGCGCTGGACGTGAACGCCAAGATCCACGAGGGCGAAAGCGGACGCAGGCTGTGGGCGGAGTGTGTCGAGTTGGGCATTGAAGCGCGCAAGGCCATCATCGCTAACTGCCATATGATCAAACCGTTTATCCCACCGGTGGTGGCGGGGCGGCCATGGCAGGATCACCCCACGCAGGCCATCGCCAGCGAACGTCGCTTCTTTAGTTTTGAACCGGGTGCAAAATGGCACGGTTTTGAAGGCTATGCCCGCGAGCAGTATTTCGTCGATCCGTGCAAGCTGCTGCTGACCACGCCGGGCATTGATGCTGAAACAGGGCACTATACCGATTTCGGCATTCCGGCGACCATTCTCGCCCACTACCTGCGCGAGAACGGCATTGTGCCGGAGAAGTGCGATCTCAACTCCATCCTGTTCCTGCTGACGCCAGCCGAGAGCGCGGAGAAGCTGATGCAGCTGGTGGCGATGCTGGGGCAGTTTGAACAGCATATTGAAGACGACACACCGCTCGCGGATGTGCTTCCGACCATCTATCAGAAATACCCGGTGCGTTACCGCGACTATACGATCCGTCAGCTATGCCAGGAGATGCACGATCTCTACGTCAGCTTTAACGTGAAGGATTTACAGAAGGCGATGTTCCGTCAGGAGAGCCTGCCTGCCGTGGTGATGAACCCCCAGGATGCCAACCAGGAGTACATTCGCGGGAACGTCGAACTGGTGCGTATTCGTGACGCCGAAGGACGCATTGCCGCCGAAGGTGCGCTGCCATACCCGCCGGGCGTGCTGTGCGTGGTGCCGGGGGAAGTCTGGGGTGGAGCAGTACAGCGCTACTTCCTGGCACTGGAAGAGGGCATTAATATGCTGCCGGGTTTCTCCCCAGAGTTGCAGGGCGTTTACAGCGAGAAGGATGCGGACGGGATTAAGCGGCTGTATGGGTACGTATTGAAGTAG
- a CDS encoding DUF554 domain-containing protein, with protein sequence MVIGPFINAGAVLLGGVLGAVLSQRLPERIRVSMPSIFGLASLGIGILLVVKCANLPVMVLATLLGALIGEFCYLEKGINHAVGKAKNLIARPGKAKHGTHESFIQNYVAIIILFCASGTGIFGSMQEGMTGDPSILIAKAFLDFFTATIFATTLGIAVAAICVPMLLIQLALATCATLILPLTTPAMMADFTAVGGLLLLATGLRICGIKMFAVVNMLPALLLAMPLSALWTHFFA encoded by the coding sequence GTGGTAATTGGACCCTTTATCAATGCGGGAGCCGTATTGCTGGGCGGTGTACTTGGGGCAGTATTAAGCCAGCGGTTGCCGGAGCGTATTCGCGTCTCCATGCCCTCCATTTTTGGCCTGGCGTCGTTAGGGATTGGTATCCTTTTAGTGGTGAAATGCGCCAACCTGCCGGTGATGGTACTGGCGACGCTGCTCGGCGCGCTGATCGGCGAATTTTGCTATCTGGAAAAGGGCATCAATCACGCGGTAGGCAAAGCCAAAAATCTGATTGCCCGACCGGGCAAGGCGAAGCACGGCACGCACGAGTCGTTTATTCAAAACTACGTTGCGATCATTATTCTGTTCTGCGCCAGCGGCACGGGGATATTCGGTTCGATGCAGGAAGGGATGACCGGCGATCCCAGCATATTGATTGCGAAAGCGTTTCTGGATTTCTTTACTGCCACCATCTTTGCCACCACCCTCGGCATCGCCGTCGCCGCGATTTGCGTGCCGATGTTGCTTATTCAACTGGCGCTGGCCACCTGCGCCACGCTGATCCTGCCGCTGACAACACCAGCGATGATGGCAGACTTTACCGCCGTCGGCGGCCTGTTGCTGCTGGCGACAGGGCTGCGAATCTGTGGCATTAAGATGTTTGCAGTGGTGAACATGCTCCCTGCCCTCCTGCTCGCGATGCCGCTATCCGCGCTCTGGACGCACTTTTTCGCTTAA
- a CDS encoding hybrid sensor histidine kinase/response regulator — protein MRFFQSLQNDGISAPAQIRLLNNTFLRLVFSFSAVPFVGIPFAIWIYMLGDDLGPTIIWIIIYLLCAVAIRLLHRCYQREAKENGERDVLRRWLPRINNIAFIHGLGISSLYLITPQTQNFDFFLLLNISIAAIVAANATHLTPVISTFTRFFFASWGVLNLGIIWRLDELMFIVLMLNLLYGFAIYRHALTSHAFFIQQALLEEKSSRLAEQFRQAKEDAEQALLDKNQFLTTASHDLRQPVHAMGFLIEAILHRNRDGSLTPQLLDLQQSVRSVHLMLNSLLDLSKIESGNVLSAPTKVDIGALLDSVITLFREEANSRALRLCIRRPKRHIYVMGDPLLVRQSLINLIQNALRYTLQGGVLVAIRPRGDECMVEVWDTGVGIADEEKGKIFSPYYRPELAWKIDSAGHGLGLAVVARCAKLMKVKYGMQSIEGKGSRFWMRFTQYAGEDSVLDTPPAADNTATPVRYAPLHGSCLVVDDDPLVTSAWESLMSVWGIDVRCAASAEEAFAIIDDGFTPFAVLCDQRLRSGESGFDILKALFERLPDMSGAIVSGEFNSPVLLEAEQEGYLVLRKPLEPAKLHALLTQWLGCR, from the coding sequence ATGAGGTTTTTCCAGAGCTTACAAAATGATGGTATCTCTGCTCCGGCGCAGATCCGTTTGCTAAACAACACCTTTCTGCGGCTGGTATTTAGCTTTAGTGCTGTGCCCTTTGTGGGTATTCCTTTCGCCATCTGGATTTATATGCTTGGGGACGACCTCGGCCCAACGATTATCTGGATAATTATTTATCTGCTATGTGCCGTGGCGATACGACTATTGCACCGATGCTATCAGCGTGAAGCGAAAGAAAACGGTGAGAGGGACGTCCTGCGACGCTGGCTTCCGCGTATTAATAATATTGCCTTTATTCACGGGCTGGGAATTTCTTCACTCTATTTAATTACGCCACAGACGCAGAATTTTGACTTTTTCCTGTTACTTAATATTAGCATCGCCGCCATCGTCGCCGCCAATGCGACACATCTGACGCCTGTCATCAGTACCTTCACGCGTTTTTTCTTCGCCTCCTGGGGGGTGCTGAACCTCGGTATTATCTGGCGGCTGGATGAGTTGATGTTCATCGTGCTCATGCTGAATCTGCTTTACGGCTTCGCAATTTACCGCCATGCGTTAACTTCCCATGCGTTCTTTATTCAGCAGGCGCTGCTTGAGGAAAAAAGCTCACGGCTGGCGGAACAGTTTCGTCAGGCCAAAGAGGACGCGGAGCAGGCACTGCTGGATAAAAACCAGTTTCTGACCACCGCCAGCCACGATCTGCGCCAGCCTGTGCATGCTATGGGCTTTCTGATCGAAGCCATCCTCCATCGAAACCGGGACGGCAGCCTGACGCCACAGCTTCTTGACCTTCAGCAGAGCGTTCGCTCGGTACATTTAATGCTCAACTCTCTGCTCGATCTCAGCAAAATAGAATCCGGGAATGTCCTCTCTGCCCCGACCAAAGTGGATATCGGTGCTCTGCTCGACTCGGTCATCACGCTGTTTCGTGAAGAGGCCAACAGCCGCGCGCTTAGGCTGTGCATCCGGCGGCCTAAACGCCATATCTACGTGATGGGCGATCCGCTACTGGTGCGACAGTCCCTGATCAACCTGATTCAAAACGCCCTTCGCTACACGCTCCAGGGCGGGGTGCTGGTCGCCATCCGACCGCGCGGTGACGAGTGTATGGTGGAGGTGTGGGACACGGGAGTCGGTATCGCCGATGAAGAGAAGGGCAAAATCTTCTCACCTTACTACCGCCCCGAGCTGGCATGGAAGATCGACAGCGCCGGACACGGGCTGGGACTGGCCGTCGTTGCCCGTTGCGCCAAGCTGATGAAGGTGAAATACGGGATGCAATCCATTGAAGGGAAAGGCTCACGCTTCTGGATGCGCTTTACCCAATATGCTGGCGAAGATAGCGTGCTGGATACCCCGCCCGCCGCTGATAACACCGCCACGCCGGTACGCTATGCGCCGCTGCACGGTTCCTGCCTGGTTGTCGATGACGACCCGCTGGTGACGTCTGCCTGGGAGAGCCTGATGAGCGTCTGGGGAATCGACGTACGCTGTGCGGCCTCCGCTGAAGAAGCGTTTGCCATAATCGACGACGGCTTTACGCCGTTCGCCGTGCTGTGCGACCAGCGCCTGCGATCCGGCGAAAGCGGCTTCGATATCCTGAAAGCGCTTTTTGAACGTCTGCCGGATATGAGCGGCGCGATAGTTAGCGGCGAATTTAATTCACCGGTTCTGCTGGAGGCGGAGCAGGAGGGGTATCTGGTACTCCGCAAGCCTCTGGAGCCAGCTAAACTGCATGCGCTGCTGACGCAGTGGTTGGGATGTCGTTAA
- a CDS encoding response regulator transcription factor, whose product MGQNYALVVDDHPLVASGIANFLITHCQFKQACVVTNEDDCYRQIRDHGPPRLLVIDFWLSSGTALKLLKEVKQLYPQVRLLVVSGDDNNDIWRKVNAAGGHGFVLKSEPPEMFSRAVFALTDNQTWFPEGNEISVKANNEKLSKFNLTPRQIDVLNMIMRGLPNKRIAAQLSISEPTVKEHISNILKKIGVNSRVEAITLLHGKQDPSE is encoded by the coding sequence TTGGGACAGAATTATGCGTTAGTCGTTGATGACCATCCATTGGTAGCAAGCGGCATCGCCAATTTTCTGATTACACATTGCCAGTTTAAACAGGCGTGTGTGGTGACGAATGAGGATGATTGCTACCGACAAATTAGAGATCATGGCCCGCCACGTTTGCTGGTAATCGATTTTTGGCTCTCTTCCGGAACGGCCCTGAAATTACTCAAAGAAGTAAAACAACTTTACCCACAGGTACGACTCCTGGTGGTCAGCGGGGATGACAATAATGATATCTGGCGCAAAGTTAATGCCGCCGGGGGACACGGTTTTGTATTGAAAAGCGAGCCACCTGAGATGTTCTCGCGGGCCGTTTTCGCACTCACTGATAATCAGACCTGGTTTCCTGAGGGAAACGAAATTTCCGTTAAGGCCAATAATGAGAAGTTAAGTAAATTTAACTTAACGCCGCGACAAATAGACGTGTTAAATATGATTATGCGCGGCCTGCCGAATAAACGAATCGCCGCACAGCTTTCAATTTCTGAGCCCACGGTCAAAGAACACATCAGCAATATATTGAAAAAGATAGGCGTTAACAGCCGGGTTGAAGCCATCACGCTTCTGCATGGCAAGCAGGATCCGTCGGAATGA
- a CDS encoding lipoprotein, producing the protein MKKPLIVLTVTLMLAGCSTLKTDQAIPLLQAETAKMLGLGSSDEITVTNVNGAQPDALGGQKLSYRATTEKGRIFDCSSMMMPGILGSAPTLSAPTCTPVVTHK; encoded by the coding sequence ATGAAAAAACCACTAATCGTTTTAACCGTTACGTTGATGTTAGCCGGTTGTTCCACGTTGAAAACCGATCAGGCTATTCCACTCCTCCAGGCGGAGACCGCTAAAATGCTGGGACTGGGCTCATCGGATGAAATAACTGTGACCAACGTTAATGGCGCCCAGCCGGACGCACTGGGAGGACAAAAACTCTCTTATCGCGCCACGACAGAAAAAGGGCGTATTTTCGATTGTTCATCGATGATGATGCCGGGAATTTTAGGATCCGCACCGACGCTGAGCGCGCCAACCTGTACACCTGTTGTCACACATAAATAA
- a CDS encoding autotransporter outer membrane beta-barrel domain-containing protein gives MNNSTSHSLAVKTPLSRLYLALFSAPLLLFLPADIARAADAFFDGDSRITETLGYTGDVYVGRNQRGNLLIDNGKITAYNINIGRLFDGKIYESVVTVRGPDAELNAVNDRYVLRGDLNLGLGTLRVEEGALASAKEIVVGTTRGYDSHLIATGAGSRVTSNFLSVGTDLGARSTLAIEDGAALNTAYDARIGNGTGPGETDTLSPKATVTGSGSQWNVGRTLTLYGDLDVLNGGTVNVGGVQVAGVSGAGKTAELVIAGEDSRFTSGSSVSVGDYGNGVLSVIDGGSFSAGSNALIVGTSGSGSNRGALIIGSRGNMDTGTGLTEPTLGTAGGAGTLDAKTAISLRGGLFGSYVYFNHTDGNYIFSNTMSGEGDVINTSGQTTLNGDLSALKANVTARGGKVIIASNINTQPEDDIFDVQTLSAENGGTLILNATAGSDVSNGVGYSSAASIKSGGTLGGNGTLGQTEILSGGHISPGDGTIGTLTLKRYLNFIGESFYDVDIAGDGRSDQLLVSGKTTISNQAKVQVTALDPQTSYKTGQSYRILTSDGGIDGEFAGAISKSAFLDVALKQSTNAVDLTIAQKETGGENPGGENPGGENPGGENPGGENPGGENPGGENPGGENPGGENPGGENPGGENPGGENPGSGKPGIFQTVAQSSNQWNTAGALSTLTQSGPSLALYNSLLLLSAPEAREAFNQLSGEVYPSMQSNLIAGSTQVFNVLNQRMQRAFDSDSLPIPPLAMSLVQQPEPQNNGVWGQTFSSWSRNSGDGNVGKLDGNTTGFLLGADRKLADHNVRVGGYFGYSRGDYDVDSRRSSTDTDNYHLGLYAAGQQDAFSLRGALGYTWHKIEGERNVDFSGFSDRLKSDYDANSLLAFTEAGYRFGQPDRNIEPFVNLSYIRLHTDSFREDGGAAALSVRNETMNTFYTTLGLRGVTELPKHVNLYGSLGWQHAYGDKNTSSRMAFADSDAFITQGQAVDEDVMVGDIGVSVQLSRAATLDVGYQGQYGADTRVNSVNANLRWSF, from the coding sequence GTGAATAACTCTACATCGCATTCTTTAGCGGTTAAGACACCGCTTTCCAGACTTTACCTCGCTCTATTTTCCGCGCCGCTGTTACTGTTTTTACCTGCCGATATCGCGCGTGCAGCCGATGCCTTTTTTGATGGCGACTCGCGTATTACCGAAACGCTGGGTTACACCGGTGATGTTTATGTTGGACGTAATCAACGCGGAAATCTGTTGATCGATAATGGCAAAATCACCGCCTATAACATCAATATCGGTCGGCTGTTCGACGGCAAAATTTATGAAAGCGTGGTCACGGTCCGTGGGCCAGACGCTGAGCTTAACGCGGTGAACGATCGGTACGTCCTGCGCGGCGACCTGAATCTTGGCCTCGGCACCCTGCGAGTCGAAGAGGGCGCGCTGGCGAGTGCAAAGGAGATTGTTGTCGGCACCACCCGCGGCTACGACAGCCACCTTATCGCCACGGGTGCTGGCTCTCGTGTGACCAGTAATTTTCTCAGCGTAGGCACCGATCTGGGCGCACGCTCCACGCTTGCGATTGAAGACGGCGCTGCGCTCAATACCGCTTACGATGCACGCATCGGCAACGGTACCGGACCGGGTGAAACCGACACGCTGAGCCCGAAAGCCACCGTCACTGGGAGCGGCTCACAGTGGAACGTTGGCCGTACGTTGACGCTTTATGGCGACCTGGACGTGCTGAACGGCGGAACGGTTAACGTTGGCGGCGTGCAGGTGGCAGGCGTCTCCGGGGCAGGGAAAACCGCCGAGCTGGTTATTGCGGGCGAGGACTCACGCTTTACCAGCGGCAGCAGCGTGAGCGTGGGCGATTACGGCAATGGCGTGCTGTCTGTGATTGACGGCGGTTCATTTTCCGCTGGCAGCAATGCGCTGATCGTGGGGACATCGGGTTCCGGCTCGAACCGGGGTGCGCTCATCATCGGCAGCCGCGGCAATATGGACACCGGCACGGGTTTAACTGAGCCAACGCTTGGCACGGCGGGCGGCGCAGGTACCCTCGATGCGAAGACGGCAATAAGCCTGCGTGGCGGACTGTTCGGCAGCTATGTCTACTTCAACCATACCGACGGAAATTACATCTTCAGCAACACGATGAGCGGTGAAGGTGATGTGATCAACACCTCCGGGCAGACGACGCTGAACGGCGATCTTTCCGCACTCAAGGCGAACGTCACCGCGCGGGGCGGTAAAGTCATTATTGCCAGCAATATTAATACCCAACCAGAAGACGATATTTTTGACGTCCAGACGCTTAGCGCGGAGAACGGCGGCACGCTGATCCTCAATGCGACGGCGGGTTCAGACGTCAGCAACGGGGTGGGTTACAGCAGCGCCGCGTCAATCAAGTCCGGCGGCACGCTGGGCGGCAACGGGACGCTGGGCCAGACCGAGATCCTGTCCGGCGGACATATCTCGCCCGGCGACGGCACTATCGGTACGTTGACGCTGAAACGCTATCTGAACTTTATCGGCGAATCCTTCTATGACGTCGATATCGCAGGAGATGGCCGCAGCGACCAGCTACTGGTATCGGGCAAAACCACCATCAGCAATCAGGCTAAGGTACAGGTCACCGCGCTGGATCCGCAAACCAGCTATAAAACGGGCCAAAGCTACCGCATTTTGACCTCCGACGGGGGAATTGACGGTGAGTTCGCCGGCGCGATCTCCAAATCCGCCTTCCTCGACGTGGCGCTTAAGCAAAGCACCAACGCCGTCGATCTGACCATCGCGCAGAAAGAGACCGGTGGCGAGAATCCTGGAGGAGAAAATCCCGGAGGCGAAAACCCTGGCGGTGAGAATCCTGGTGGTGAAAACCCCGGAGGCGAAAACCCTGGCGGTGAGAATCCTGGTGGAGAAAACCCCGGAGGCGAAAATCCTGGCGGTGAGAATCCTGGTGGTGAAAACCCCGGAGGTGAAAACCCGGGCAGCGGCAAGCCGGGCATTTTCCAGACCGTGGCCCAAAGCAGCAACCAGTGGAATACCGCTGGCGCGCTCTCCACGCTGACGCAAAGCGGCCCGTCGCTGGCGCTGTATAACTCGCTGCTTCTGCTGAGCGCACCGGAAGCGCGCGAGGCGTTCAACCAGCTTTCTGGTGAAGTTTATCCGTCAATGCAGTCCAACCTGATCGCTGGCAGCACGCAGGTGTTTAACGTGTTAAACCAGCGCATGCAGCGCGCGTTTGATAGCGACAGCCTGCCGATACCACCGTTAGCCATGTCGCTGGTGCAGCAGCCGGAGCCGCAAAACAATGGCGTCTGGGGCCAGACCTTCAGCTCCTGGAGCCGAAACAGCGGCGACGGTAACGTGGGCAAGCTGGACGGCAACACCACCGGCTTCCTGCTGGGGGCAGATCGCAAGCTGGCGGACCATAACGTGCGTGTCGGCGGCTACTTCGGCTACAGCCGGGGTGATTACGACGTCGACAGCCGTCGCTCCTCAACGGATACCGACAACTATCACCTTGGCCTGTATGCGGCGGGTCAACAGGATGCGTTCTCCCTTCGCGGCGCGCTGGGTTATACCTGGCACAAGATCGAAGGCGAGCGCAATGTTGATTTCAGCGGTTTCTCGGATCGGCTGAAGTCAGATTACGACGCCAACTCCCTGCTGGCGTTCACCGAAGCGGGCTACCGTTTCGGCCAGCCAGACAGGAATATTGAGCCGTTCGTCAATTTATCGTACATCCGGCTACATACCGACAGCTTCAGGGAAGACGGCGGTGCCGCTGCGCTGAGCGTCCGTAACGAAACGATGAACACCTTCTACACGACACTCGGGTTGCGCGGTGTGACCGAGCTGCCGAAGCACGTTAACCTCTACGGTTCATTGGGCTGGCAGCACGCCTATGGCGATAAGAATACCTCTTCGCGCATGGCGTTTGCGGACAGCGACGCGTTCATTACTCAGGGACAGGCCGTGGATGAGGATGTGATGGTCGGTGATATCGGCGTGAGCGTACAGCTGTCGCGTGCTGCGACGCTGGATGTGGGTTACCAGGGACAATATGGTGCGGATACCCGCGTCAACTCGGTTAACGCCAATCTGCGCTGGTCGTTCTGA
- a CDS encoding helix-turn-helix transcriptional regulator, which translates to MRLFFPDIICLSSIDRNIFDTDANEYTVLIDSRTPLRLYDYLIRHPARTRKTICCVMLDMRPREEDLLSMKLFMNTSLTAPDMASLFNLVLDMKGRRLTTKWLLNLRLSRHEAIMIRLLKAGRSMEEIADKLNMSVKSLYRKRTVLSERLGAGNFNEACLFIFKNKLLDAVGNDP; encoded by the coding sequence ATGCGGCTATTTTTCCCGGATATAATTTGCCTCAGTTCGATAGACAGAAACATATTTGATACCGACGCAAATGAATATACTGTACTGATTGATAGCCGTACGCCGCTCCGTTTATATGATTACCTGATACGCCATCCGGCCAGAACGAGAAAAACGATCTGCTGCGTTATGCTGGATATGCGTCCTCGAGAGGAGGATCTTCTCAGTATGAAGCTGTTTATGAACACGTCGCTTACGGCTCCGGATATGGCGTCGTTATTCAATCTGGTGCTTGATATGAAAGGCAGGCGTCTGACAACCAAATGGCTGCTTAACTTACGGCTGAGTCGACACGAAGCGATAATGATCCGGTTGCTGAAGGCAGGGAGGTCAATGGAAGAGATTGCAGATAAGCTGAATATGTCGGTTAAAAGCCTCTATCGCAAGCGAACGGTGCTGTCGGAGCGGTTAGGGGCAGGGAACTTCAACGAGGCGTGTTTGTTTATCTTTAAAAACAAACTGCTGGACGCGGTTGGGAACGATCCCTAG